The following proteins are co-located in the Phaeodactylum tricornutum CCAP 1055/1 chromosome 2, whole genome shotgun sequence genome:
- a CDS encoding predicted protein, whose amino-acid sequence MVTWGSNTVHSIAGNPSPAPIAFGAPNPAPTTGFSFGSPSPSTSSGLGAPSPAPTTLFGSSSPAPSGSLFGSASPAPSTSLFGSSAPASSSGSLFGAPSPSGGLFGSSLAPSGSLFGSTPAPSGGLFGSTSAPTAGSLFGSPAPAPFGQSNPVQQQQIPAQAALKAHLDAAARQEQARVQEALEKIHKAYTGTALALADKSSQFVSIVYNPMTPELRQMQLATGIGVDGMPRPMEPPKPPQVSTHDWEVAVVSNPDYASFMPIALVGAEALQARLTHQQEKSNLLSKQIKSLQSSQEFLRRRFEEVQTQLNQTSQRSEQQQRKLLAVMRRVELARCYNQPLQGDEVKAMERLRGIWADLDRLRSLAGTMHDQVKTQTAARPPTVCGMPEERRLMQVQSKKICSICI is encoded by the exons ATGGTAACTTGGGGTTCGAATACTGTCCACAGTATTGCTGGCAATCCGAGTCCTGCACCGATCGCGTTCGGCGCTCCTAATCCAGCTCCTACTACAGGATTTTCATTCGGTTCTCCTAGCCCATCAACATCTTCAGGATTGGGGGCCCCTAGTCCAGCTCCGACAACTTTGTTTGGATCGTCGTCACCCGCACCTTCCGGAAGTCTTTTTGGTTCTGCCTCCCCAGCGCCTTCAACGAGCCTCTTTGGATCGTCAGCACCCGCCTCCTCATCCGGAAGTCTATTCGGTGCGCCATCTCCTTCAGGAGGGTTGTTCGGTTCATCGCTGGCACCTTCGGGGAGTCTGTTTGGTTCGACGCCAGCTCCCTCGGGTGGATTGTTTGGTTCTACCTCAGCACCCACCGCTGGAAGTTTGTTTGGTTCGCCCGCACCCGCTCCTTTTGGTCAAAGCAATCCTgtgcaacaacagcaaattCCCGCACAAGCCGCTTTGAAAGCTCACTTGGATGCGGCAGCTCGACAAGAACAAGCTCGAGTGCAGGAAGCCCTGGAAAAGATCCATAAGGCCTATACGGGGACGGCATTGGCTTTGGCTGACAAATCCTCTCAGTTTGTGTCAATTGTCTACAATCCCATGACTCCGGAACTTCGCCAAATGCAATTGGCTACGGGAATTGGTGTCGACGGAATGCCTCGTCCGATGGAACCACCGAAGCCTCCGCAAGTCTCTACGCATGACTGGGAAGTTGCGGTGGTATCCAATCCCGACTACGCCTCCTTCATGCCGATTGCTTTGGTAGGCGCTGAAGCTTTGCAAGCTCGACTTACTCATCAGCAAGAAAAGTCGAATTTATTGTCGAAGCAAATCAAATCTTTGCAATCAAGTCAAGAATTTTTACGCCGGCGCTTCGAAGAAGTGCAAACGCAGTTGAATCAAACGAGTCAACGCAgtgaacaacaacaacgcaaGCTTTTGGCCGTCATGCGCAGAGTAGAACTGGCACGTTGTTACAATCAACCGCTTCAAGGCGACGAAGTCAAGGCCATGGAACGCTTACGGGGAATATGGGCGGATCTGGATCGGCTCAGATCCCTTGCTGGAACCATGCACGATCAAGTCAAAACCCAGACTGCTGCCCGTCCACCCACGGTCTGTGGCATGCCGGAAGAACGGCGCCTCATGCAA GTACAGTCCAAAAAGATATGCTCGATTTGCATTTAA
- a CDS encoding predicted protein — protein sequence MIELEDLPLAQSVSKADDGYEQGFDDEEPQDSHAALVDTVRGNGKEHRDALAYLLRYETMVRQQEAEDMATLSHIRPCVERLQELAGIENAQKSYATWSDTTADVLTDVVSFAQLKTALDNLECSTGTEFLATDRQLMMVLRMLTSKTTEMDADVKITWAEFLQCYKTCIVGMMTLQHLSSSDDRSRARDRTLSMLSLFEPPSTKLFNEDRHIDSRALTAERARRPGVPMLLQRRTLRSSKRSKQLVAGILLILASVAGLAFHISMSSGIQTNPLRSKIDTIGEQDNSPPPMMSPALPSSSFTTSPLVMPETANLKVENLPEATLAFATVDFFHPGSPDHYEPAVESMTFPVLVGGMVGLVGAPLAVTGLQILKTGLSAGSIVSSSIFVAGLASMASFSVRGFFAVLSKLLRKNV from the coding sequence ATGATCGAGCTAGAAGACCTCCCACTGGCACAAAGCGTCTCAAAAGCCGACGATGGCTACGAACAGGggttcgacgacgaagagccGCAGGACTCGCACGCCGCCCTGGTGGACACGGTCCGTGGCAACGGCAAGGAACACCGCGACGCGCTGGCGTACCTGCTGCGCTACGAAACCATGGTCCGTCAGCAAGAAGCGGAAGACATGGCAACCTTATCCCACATTCGTCCCTGCGTCGAGCGTCTCCAAGAACTGGCGGGAATCGAAAACGCCCAGAAGTCCTACGCGACCTGGTCGGACACAACGGCGGATGTTCTCACCGATGTAGTCTCGTTTGCCCAGCTCAAAACGGCTCTCGACAATCTTGAGTGCAGCACCGGTACCGAGTTCTTGGCAACGGATCGTCAGCTGATGATGGTACTCCGTATGCTGACCTCCAAGACTACAGAAATGGATGCCGATGTCAAGATTACTTGGGCCGAGTTTCTCCAATGCTACAAAACGTGCATTGTGGGAATGATGACGTTACAGCACTTGTCCTCCTCGGACGACCGATCCCGTGCGCGTGATCGGACCCTTTCTATGCTGAGTCTTTTTGAGCCACCTTCCACGAAACTTTTCAATGAAGATCGTCACATTGATAGCCGTGCCCTGACCGCCGAGCGTGCTCGTCGCCCGGGGGTTCCCATGCTACTGCAGCGACGGACGCTTCGCAGCAGTAAACGTTCAAAGCAACTCGTGGCTGGAATTTTGCTAATTCTGGCCAGTGTTGCCGGTTTAGCTTTTCATATCTCTATGTCTTCCGGTATCCAAACAAATCCTTTACGCAGCAAAATCGATACGATCGGGGAACAAGATAATTCGCCGCCACCCATGATGTCTCCTGCATTGCCCTCCTCCTCCTTCACCACCAGTCCCTTAGTAATGCCGGAAACGGCAAACTTGAAAGTCGAAAACCTTCCTGAAGCAACCCTGGCGTTCGCCACGGTAGACTTCTTCCACCCCGGCTCACCCGATCATTACGAGCCTGCCGTGGAGAGCATGACGTTTCCCGTGCTTGTCGGTGGAATGGTTGGGCTAGTAGGTGCCCCCTTGGCTGTGACGGGACTGCAAATTCTGAAGACAGGGTTGTCAGCTGGAAGCATTGTTTCATCGAGTATTTTTGTAGCCGGCCTAGCATCCATGGCTTCTTTTTCAGTTAGAGGTTTCTTTGCCGTCCTCTCCAAGCTCCTACGTAAGAACGTCTGA
- a CDS encoding predicted protein: MPPVRVSRIDERGRAFGRGGRKTATARVWIQPGFGNIVVNRKDFVEYFIRLSDREHLMEPLVVTRTCGSFDLHVVVEGGGLTGQAGAARLALANALNAYNPDKYRPVLKRLGLLTRDARIVERKTVGHVKARKSPQWVRR, from the coding sequence ATGCCTCCCGTGCGTGTTTCTCGTATCGACGAGCGGGGACGCGCATTTGGTCGAGGTGGACGTAAAACAGCGACGGCTCGCGTGTGGATCCAACCCGGCTTCGGCAATATCGTGGTCAACCGCAAGGATTTCGTGGAATACTTCATTCGCTTGTCCGATCGCGAACACTTGATGGAACCACTCGTAGTGACCAGAACCTGCGGTTCCTTTGACCTGCATGTAGTAGTGGAAGGCGGCGGTCTGACTGGGCAGGCGGGTGCGGCTAGGTTGGCACTGGCCAACGCCCTCAACGCTTACAACCCCGACAAGTATCGACCAGTGCTGAAACGATTAGGATTGTTGACGCGTGACGCACGTATTGTGGAACGAAAGACGGTCGGTCATGTCAAGGCTCGCAAATCACCGCAGTGGGTTCGTCGTTAG
- a CDS encoding predicted protein has protein sequence LGAGCYWGTEKYVRKDFRKKFPNSIKTATVGFMSPLDGVRIQNPTYPQVCSGQSGHIEVLFVELNEPDKHFEELIRFFFQFHDPTTKDRQGNDRGFQYASWIFCDDEPQALIAERVRGELQTLLDANALNVYDRKTVSTKISPMKEFTPAQAEHQEYLAKHPNGYCNHRIRFKHWPVISKKEGASN, from the coding sequence CTCGGGGCAGGTTGCTACTGGGGTACTGAGAAGTACGTTCGCAAAGATTTTCGAAAGAAGTTTCCAAACTCAATCAAGACTGCCACCGTCGGTTTCATGTCCCCCTTGGATGGTGTCCGAATTCAGAATCCTACCTACCCGCAAGTGTGCAGCGGACAATCGGGACACATTGAAGTACTCTTTGTGGAACTCAATGAACCCGATAAGCACTTCGAAGAGCTGATTCgatttttcttccaattccatgATCCAACTACCAAAGACCGCCAAGGTAACGATCGGGGTTTCCAGTATGCGAGCTGGATATTTTGTGATGACGAACCACAGGCCCTAATTGCTGAGCGCGTTCGGGGCGAACTGCAAACGCTGCTGGATGCGAATGCTCTCAACGTATACGATCGTAAGACGGTATCGACAAAAATTTCACCAATGAAAGAATTCACACCTGCCCAAGCGGAACATCAAGAATACTTAGCAAAACACCCAAACGGCTACTGTAACCACAGAATTCGATTCAAGCATTGGCCCGTGATTTCTAAAAAAGAAGGAGCCTCCAACTAG
- a CDS encoding predicted protein, protein MVREADEEEAMLPNGVADRRTSSSPSICFPPCGRSSLLIGNAFDLIVVQNEHEFAAGDAIFWFGVKFLKIGACDSGGSRIVLEVAQGKRSAVRFPIVHQKIQEPEPPLEYHPSDGAIVAKNRKTRLSTNAARTEHDPTALSQLANLLESGVNSARYLLLDGDDYVLGVAPVNVFLWSTRDRLLVVDIDGTITRSNLRGVIDTILTEQYTYCHDGVCQFLSSIENVRMLYLTSRPIGIANTTRKFLSQLRQAQSHQLPGGPLLGFTGSMAKVLLMELVSKSVHEFKREALTTNVVRPFLQLGVRNVFLAGFGNSLMDMQAYHGAGMQMHQIYLVDKRSRIYCLDCKANREPLRNQDYMHARGTLFEGYQDSKLMAHILGQALIETFDTKPKLAASLKIV, encoded by the coding sequence ATGGTGCGCGAGGCAGACGAAGAGGAGGCCATGCTCCCAAACGGAGTTGCGGATAGAAGGACGTCGTCTAGTCCTTCGATCTGTTTTCCTCCTTGTGGCAGATCGAGTTTATTGATTGGGAACGCCTTCGACCTTATCGTTGTGCAGAACGAGCATGAGTTTGCAGCGGGTGACGCTATTTTCTGGTTTGGcgtcaagtttttgaaaattGGAGCCTGTGACAGTGGGGGAAGTCGAATAGTCTTGGAGGTCGCGCAAGGGAAAAGGAGTGCGGTCCGATTTCCCATTGTCCATCAGAAAATTCAGGAACCGGAGCCACCATTGGAATATCATCCGTCTGACGGCGCTATTGTTGCGAAGAACAGAAAGACTCGGCTTTCAACAAACGCTGCACGTACAGAGCATGACCCTACAGCGCTTTCTCAGCTCGCTAATCTCCTCGAAAGTGGCGTCAACTCGGCAAGATACCTTTTATTGGACGGCGACGATTACGTGCTCGGTGTTGCGCCAGTTAACGTATTTCTTTGGTCAACTAGAGATAGGCTTCTGGTAGTAGATATTGACGGAACCATTACAAGGTCAAATCTGCGGGGGGTCATTGATACGATACTGACGGAGCAGTATACCTATTGCCATGATGGCGTATGTCAGTTTCTCTCTTCGATTGAAAACGTGCGGATGCTTTACCTTACATCGCGTCCTATTGGAATCGCCAACACAACCAGAAAATTCCTGTCACAGCTTCGCCAGGCACAAAGTCATCAACTTCCTGGTGGCCCTTTGCTGGGCTTCACCGGCAGCATGGCCAAGGTTCTTCTGATGGAGCTGGTATCGAAATCGGTCCACGAATTTAAGCGGGAAGCTCTGACCACCAATGTAGTACGTCCATTCTTACAGTTGGGCGTCCGTAATGTCTTCTTAGCCGGCTTTGGTAACAGTCTCATGGATATGCAGGCATATCACGGAGCTGGAATGCAAATGCATCAGATCTACTTGGTTGACAAACGCTCGCGGATTTATTGTCTCGACTGCAAAGCCAACCGAGAGCCTCTACGGAACCAGGACTATATGCACGCAAGAGGAACACTGTTTGAAGGATATCAAGATAGCAAGCTCATGGCTCATATTCTCGGACAAGCACTCATAGAAACTTTCGATACCAAGCCAAAATTGGCGGCTTCACTGAAGATTGTATAG
- a CDS encoding predicted protein has product SVSSTEVEKFSGMDETWWDARKNPLLPMNAVRIRYIGDQLARNQQQLQTTHLVSALEGKTVLDIGCGGGLLSESLARLGATVTAIDPSQRLVDAARLHGQLDRRTRNINYLGNTTAEDLSQTGDKFDVVCLLEVIEHATDPDSLVEAAASMVKPGGYLFLSTLNKTIKSYLLTIVGAEYIMGYIPPGTHDWKQYLSPAQVGEMTSRNGLRPVDVSGLVLHQPPMFGKWDWRLDSTNVEVNWIATYEKEN; this is encoded by the coding sequence TCTGTATCGTCAACCGAAGTTGAAAAGTTTAGCGGCATGGATGAgacatggtgggacgctcGCAAAAACCCATTGTTGCCAATGAATGCCGTCCGCATTCGCTACATTGGAGATCAACTAGCCAGAAACCAGCAGCAACTGCAGACGACGCACTTAGTATCGGCTTTGGAGGGCAAGACGGTATTAGATATTGGATGTGGCGGAGGGCTTTTATCAGAGAGTTTGGCCCGACTTGGTGCCACGGTGACTGCCATTGACCCTTCACAGCGTCTGGTAGATGCGGCACGGCTTCACGGCCAACTGGATCGGCGAACACGAAATATAAACTATTTGGGGAATACCACGGCTGAAGACCTGTCCCAGACTGGTGATAAATTCGACGTTGTCTGCCTTTTGGAAGTCATTGAGCACGCGACTGATCCGGATTCTTTAGTAGAAGCTGCGGCGTCGATGGTGAAGCCCGGTGGATACCTGTTTCTTTCCACCCTAAACAAAACGATCAAAAGTTATCTGCTCACGATTGTTGGTGCGGAATATATAATGGGATACATACCTCCCGGTACGCATGATTGGAAGCAATACTTGTCGCCTGCCCAAGTAGGCGAAATGACATCTAGAAACGGACTTCGCCCAGTCGATGTTTCTGGGTTGGTACTCCACCAACCGCCCATGTTTGGAAAGTGGGATTGGCGATTGGATTCAACGAATGTCGAGGTCAACTGGATCGCGACTTACGAGAAAGAGAACTAA